Proteins encoded by one window of Streptomyces sp. ALI-76-A:
- a CDS encoding DeoR/GlpR family DNA-binding transcription regulator gives MFAAERRQLILEMVRANGAVSLRELARVVQTSEVTVRRDVRALEAEGLLDRRHGGAVLPGGFTRESGFPQKSHLATAEKTAIADLAASFVEEGEAIVVGAGTTTQELARRLARVPGLTVVTNSLLVAQALAHANRVEVVMTGGTLRGSNYALVGSGAEQSLQGLRVSRAFLSGSGLTAERGLSTSNMLSASVDRALVQAAAEVVVLADHTKLGTDTMFQTVPTDLITRLVTDEPPVHDDRAATELQALADQGVQIAVAGAESPGGDQVPARRQQRRDVPLPNPRRGQVPGGGPGLRAATVHGEQAPGAERARVADLRRR, from the coding sequence GTGTTCGCTGCAGAACGTCGCCAATTGATCCTCGAAATGGTGCGCGCTAACGGGGCCGTGTCGCTCCGTGAGCTCGCCCGCGTCGTCCAGACCTCCGAAGTGACCGTACGGCGGGACGTGCGCGCACTGGAGGCAGAAGGACTCCTCGACCGCCGGCATGGCGGTGCGGTATTGCCGGGCGGGTTTACGCGAGAGTCCGGCTTTCCGCAGAAATCCCATCTCGCGACCGCCGAGAAGACGGCCATCGCCGATCTCGCCGCGAGCTTCGTCGAAGAGGGCGAGGCCATCGTGGTCGGGGCGGGAACCACCACGCAGGAGCTGGCCCGCCGGCTCGCGCGGGTGCCCGGGCTGACCGTCGTCACCAACTCGCTGCTGGTGGCGCAGGCGTTGGCCCACGCCAACCGCGTGGAGGTCGTGATGACCGGCGGTACCCTGCGCGGCTCCAACTACGCCCTCGTCGGCAGCGGGGCCGAGCAGTCCCTGCAAGGGCTGCGGGTTTCCCGGGCCTTCCTGTCCGGGAGCGGGCTGACCGCGGAGCGCGGGCTGTCCACGTCCAACATGCTGTCGGCGTCCGTGGACCGGGCGCTGGTGCAGGCCGCGGCCGAGGTCGTCGTCCTCGCCGACCACACCAAGCTCGGCACCGACACCATGTTCCAGACCGTGCCGACCGATCTCATCACCCGTCTGGTGACGGACGAGCCGCCCGTGCACGACGACCGTGCCGCCACCGAGCTCCAGGCCCTCGCCGACCAGGGGGTGCAGATCGCCGTGGCCGGGGCGGAGAGCCCGGGGGGTGACCAGGTCCCGGCGCGCCGGCAACAGCGCCGGGACGTGCCCCTCCCGAACCCGCGCCGCGGCCAGGTCCCCGGCGGCGGACCGGGGCTGCGCGCCGCCACCGTCCACGGTGAACAGGCCCCGGGCGCGGAACGGGCCCGGGTCGCGGACCTCCGCCGACGCTGA
- a CDS encoding biotin carboxylase N-terminal domain-containing protein — MRKVLIANRGEIAVRVARACRDAGIASVAVYADPDRDALHVRAADEAFALGGDTPATSYLDIDKVLNAARESGADAIHPGYGFLSENADFAQAVLDADLIWIGPPPQAIRDLGDKVAARHIAQRAGAPLVAGTPDPVSGAEEVVAFAQEHGLPIAIKAAFGGGGRGLKVARTLEEVPELYDSAVREAVAAFGRGECFVERYLDKPRHVETQCLADTHGNVVVVSTRDCSLQRRHQKLVEEAPAPFLSEAQVDQLYSSSKAILKEAGYVGAGTVEFLVGMDGTISFLEVNTRLQVEHPVTEEVSGIDLVREMFRIADGEALGYDDPPLRGHSFEFRINGEDPGRGFLPAPGTVTTFAPPSGPGVRLDAGVESGSVIGPAWDSLLAKLIVTGATRQQALQRAARALEEFQVEGMATAIPFHRAVVTDPAFAPELTGSTDPFTVHTRWIETEFVNDIKPFAAPADTDTDEEAGRETVVVEVGGKRLEVSLPVSLGMSLARTGLAAGAKPKRRAAKKSGPAASGDTLASPMQGTIVKVAVEEGQQVEEGDLIVVLEAMKMEQPLNAHKAGTIKGLTADVGASLTSGAPICEIKD, encoded by the coding sequence GTGCGCAAGGTGCTCATCGCCAATCGTGGCGAAATCGCTGTCCGCGTGGCCCGGGCCTGCCGGGACGCCGGGATCGCGAGCGTGGCCGTCTACGCGGACCCGGACCGGGACGCTCTGCATGTCCGCGCCGCGGATGAGGCGTTCGCCCTGGGCGGTGACACTCCCGCGACCAGCTACCTCGACATCGACAAGGTGCTGAACGCCGCCCGCGAGTCCGGCGCCGACGCCATCCACCCCGGCTACGGCTTTCTCTCCGAGAACGCCGACTTCGCCCAGGCGGTGCTGGACGCGGACCTGATCTGGATCGGCCCGCCCCCGCAGGCCATCCGCGACCTCGGTGACAAGGTCGCCGCCCGCCACATCGCCCAACGCGCCGGCGCCCCCCTGGTCGCCGGCACCCCCGACCCCGTCTCCGGTGCCGAGGAGGTCGTCGCCTTCGCCCAGGAGCACGGCCTGCCCATCGCCATCAAGGCGGCCTTCGGCGGCGGCGGCCGCGGCCTGAAGGTCGCCCGCACCCTCGAAGAGGTACCCGAGCTGTACGACTCGGCCGTCCGCGAGGCCGTCGCCGCCTTCGGCCGCGGCGAGTGCTTCGTCGAGCGCTACCTCGACAAGCCCCGCCACGTGGAGACCCAGTGCCTGGCCGACACCCACGGCAACGTGGTCGTCGTCTCCACCCGCGACTGCTCCTTGCAGCGCCGCCACCAGAAGCTGGTCGAGGAGGCCCCCGCCCCGTTCCTGTCCGAGGCACAGGTCGACCAGCTGTACTCCTCCTCCAAGGCCATCCTGAAGGAGGCCGGCTACGTCGGCGCGGGCACCGTGGAGTTCCTCGTCGGCATGGACGGCACGATCTCCTTCCTGGAGGTCAACACCCGCCTCCAGGTCGAACACCCCGTCACCGAGGAAGTCTCCGGCATCGACCTGGTCCGCGAGATGTTCCGCATCGCCGACGGCGAGGCCCTCGGCTACGACGACCCGCCCCTGCGCGGCCACTCCTTCGAGTTCCGCATCAACGGCGAGGACCCCGGCCGCGGCTTCCTGCCCGCCCCCGGCACGGTGACCACGTTCGCCCCGCCGTCGGGGCCGGGCGTGCGCCTGGACGCCGGCGTGGAGAGCGGCAGCGTCATCGGCCCCGCCTGGGACTCCCTACTCGCCAAGCTCATCGTCACCGGCGCCACCCGGCAGCAGGCCCTGCAGCGCGCCGCCCGGGCGCTGGAGGAGTTCCAGGTCGAGGGCATGGCCACGGCCATCCCCTTCCACCGCGCGGTGGTGACCGACCCCGCCTTCGCCCCCGAGCTCACCGGCTCCACCGACCCGTTCACGGTCCACACCCGCTGGATCGAGACCGAGTTCGTCAACGACATCAAGCCCTTCGCCGCCCCCGCCGACACCGACACCGACGAGGAAGCCGGCCGCGAGACGGTCGTCGTCGAGGTCGGCGGCAAGCGCCTGGAGGTCTCCCTCCCGGTCTCGCTCGGCATGTCCCTGGCCCGCACCGGCCTCGCAGCCGGCGCCAAGCCCAAGCGTCGCGCCGCCAAGAAGTCCGGCCCGGCCGCCTCCGGCGACACCCTCGCCTCCCCCATGCAGGGCACCATCGTCAAGGTCGCCGTCGAGGAAGGCCAGCAGGTCGAGGAAGGAGACCTGATCGTCGTCCTCGAAGCGATGAAGATGGAGCAGCCTCTCAACGCCCACAAGGCCGGCACCATCAAGGGCCTCACCGCCGACGTCGGCGCCTCCCTCACCTCCGGCGCCCCCATCTGCGAGATCAAGGACTGA
- a CDS encoding nucleoside triphosphate pyrophosphatase, which produces MTDQPRRRLVLASQSPARLGLLRQAGLDPEVIVSGVDEDAVTAPTPAELARALAEAKASVVAAKPEVKGALVIGCDSVLDLDGEALGKPADAAEATARWKAMRGRAGTLQTGHCVHDTDSGRQVSATASTVVRFGEPTDAEIAAYVASGEPLHVAGAFTLDGRSAPFVDGIEGDHGNVIGISLPLVRRLLAELGVGITELWTPREP; this is translated from the coding sequence ATGACTGATCAGCCGCGCCGCCGACTCGTCCTCGCCTCCCAGTCCCCCGCCCGGCTCGGCCTGCTGCGCCAGGCCGGACTCGACCCCGAGGTGATCGTGAGCGGCGTCGACGAGGACGCCGTCACCGCGCCGACCCCCGCCGAGCTGGCCCGCGCCCTGGCCGAGGCGAAGGCCTCCGTCGTGGCGGCGAAGCCCGAGGTCAAGGGCGCCCTGGTGATCGGCTGCGACTCGGTGCTCGACCTGGACGGCGAGGCGCTGGGCAAGCCCGCGGACGCCGCGGAGGCCACCGCCCGCTGGAAGGCCATGCGCGGACGCGCCGGGACGCTCCAGACCGGCCACTGCGTCCACGACACGGACAGCGGACGGCAGGTGTCCGCCACCGCCTCCACCGTCGTCCGCTTCGGCGAGCCGACCGACGCGGAGATCGCGGCGTACGTCGCCTCCGGCGAACCCCTCCACGTGGCCGGGGCGTTCACCCTGGACGGCCGCTCGGCCCCGTTCGTCGACGGCATCGAGGGCGACCACGGCAACGTGATCGGCATCAGCCTGCCCCTCGTCCGCCGCCTGCTGGCCGAACTGGGCGTCGGGATCACCGAGCTGTGGACGCCGCGGGAACCGTGA
- a CDS encoding SGNH/GDSL hydrolase family protein, whose product MFTAAWTASPQLPAEGFTPNWSREGFWRQSVRQVVRLTAGGGRLRVRLSNAYGTSAVRVAGATLGRTATGAAVEPGALRRLTFQGAAHTEIPARGQIVSDAAELAVAAGERVTVTLHFDAATGPATFHAQAFTASYRGEGDLVDHVRAEGFDAVTESWYFLSGVEVDAGRTDGIALFGDSVTDGFGSTPGTDRRWSDALAARTGRPVLNAGIGGNLLLNDSAWYGEKGVHRLRRDVLEQAGVDTLVVLHGLNDIGFSETDAQPTYKPAPVVEAEEVIAGHRELLRQARRRALRVIGCTLLPFGGSDHWGEHAAKVRHQVDAWTRCAGEYDAVVDLHRALAGPQDPDRLRASYDSGDHLHPNDEGYQVMAEAVAGLL is encoded by the coding sequence ATGTTCACCGCTGCCTGGACCGCGTCACCGCAGCTGCCCGCCGAGGGCTTCACCCCCAACTGGTCCCGGGAGGGCTTCTGGCGTCAGTCCGTGCGCCAGGTCGTCCGGCTGACGGCAGGGGGCGGGCGGCTCCGGGTGCGCCTGTCGAACGCGTACGGCACCTCCGCGGTCCGTGTCGCGGGGGCCACGCTCGGCCGCACGGCCACGGGCGCGGCCGTCGAGCCGGGGGCGCTGCGGCGGCTCACCTTCCAGGGGGCCGCGCACACGGAGATCCCGGCGCGCGGGCAGATCGTCAGTGACGCGGCCGAGCTCGCCGTGGCGGCGGGGGAGCGGGTGACGGTCACCCTGCACTTCGACGCGGCCACCGGGCCCGCGACCTTCCACGCGCAGGCCTTCACCGCGAGCTACCGGGGTGAAGGGGACCTGGTGGACCACGTCCGCGCGGAGGGGTTCGACGCGGTGACCGAGTCCTGGTACTTCCTGTCCGGCGTCGAGGTGGACGCCGGCCGCACGGACGGGATCGCCCTGTTCGGCGACTCCGTCACCGACGGGTTCGGCTCCACGCCGGGCACCGACCGCCGCTGGTCGGACGCGCTCGCCGCACGCACCGGGCGGCCCGTCCTCAACGCCGGGATCGGCGGGAACCTGCTGCTCAACGACTCAGCGTGGTACGGGGAGAAGGGCGTGCACCGCCTGCGGCGGGACGTGCTGGAGCAGGCGGGCGTGGACACGCTGGTCGTGCTGCACGGGCTGAACGACATCGGGTTCAGCGAGACGGACGCGCAGCCCACGTACAAGCCGGCGCCGGTGGTGGAGGCGGAGGAGGTCATCGCCGGACACCGGGAGCTGCTGCGCCAGGCGCGGCGACGGGCGCTCCGGGTGATCGGCTGCACGCTGCTGCCGTTCGGCGGCTCGGACCACTGGGGCGAGCACGCGGCCAAGGTGCGCCATCAGGTCGACGCGTGGACGCGGTGCGCCGGGGAGTACGACGCGGTCGTCGACCTCCACCGCGCCCTGGCCGGTCCGCAGGACCCGGACCGGCTGCGGGCGTCGTACGACTCCGGCGATCACCTGCACCCGAACGACGAGGGGTACCAGGTGATGGCCGAAGCGGTGGCCGGGCTCCTCTAG
- a CDS encoding acyl-CoA carboxylase epsilon subunit, with product MTIKVVRGNPTPEELAAALAVVRARAAAAQTAPPGAPDEKDAWADPSRIAAHRLPQPGPAAWSRTYWPG from the coding sequence ATGACGATCAAGGTCGTACGGGGCAACCCGACCCCGGAGGAGCTGGCCGCCGCCCTGGCGGTGGTCCGCGCCCGCGCCGCGGCGGCTCAGACCGCGCCGCCCGGCGCGCCCGACGAGAAGGACGCCTGGGCGGACCCGTCCCGCATCGCGGCCCACCGCCTGCCGCAGCCGGGCCCGGCGGCGTGGAGCCGCACCTACTGGCCCGGCTAG
- a CDS encoding acyl-CoA carboxylase subunit beta, protein MSEPEERHEIPGIDIHTTAGKLADLQRRIEEATHAGSARAVEKQHAKGKLTARERIDLLLDEGSFVELDEFARHRSTNFGLDSNRPYGDGVVTGYGTVDGRPVAVFSQDFTVFGGALGEVYGQKIVKVMDFALKTGCPVIGINDSGGARIQEGVASLGAYGEIFRRNTHASGVIPQISLVVGPCAGGAVYSPAITDFTVMVDQTSHMFITGPDVIKTVTGEDVGMEELGGARTHNSTSGVAHHMAGDEKDAVEYIKQLLSYLPSNNLSEAPAFPEEADLTVTDEDRELDTIVPDSANQPYDMHTVIEHVLDDAEFFETQPLFAPNILTGYGRVEGHPVGIVANQPMQFAGCLDIKASEKAARFVRTCDAFNIPVLTFVDVPGFLPGVDQEHDGIIRRGAKLIYAYAEATVPLITVITRKAFGGAYDVMGSKHLGADLNLAWPTAQIAVMGAQGAVNILHRRTIAEAEAAGNLEATRARVIQEYEDALLNPYIAAERGYVDSVIMPSDTRRHVVRGLRQLRNKRESLPPKKHGNIPL, encoded by the coding sequence ATGTCCGAGCCGGAAGAGCGTCACGAGATCCCAGGGATCGACATCCACACGACCGCGGGCAAGCTCGCGGATCTCCAGCGCCGTATCGAAGAAGCGACGCACGCCGGCTCCGCACGCGCCGTCGAGAAGCAGCACGCCAAGGGCAAGTTGACGGCCCGTGAACGGATCGACCTCCTGCTGGACGAGGGGTCGTTCGTCGAGCTCGACGAGTTCGCGCGGCACCGCTCCACCAATTTCGGTCTGGACTCCAACCGCCCCTACGGGGACGGCGTCGTCACCGGATACGGCACCGTCGACGGCCGTCCGGTCGCCGTCTTCTCCCAGGACTTCACCGTCTTCGGCGGAGCGCTGGGCGAGGTCTACGGCCAGAAGATCGTCAAGGTGATGGACTTCGCCCTCAAGACGGGCTGTCCGGTCATCGGCATCAACGACTCCGGCGGCGCCCGTATCCAGGAGGGAGTCGCCTCCCTCGGCGCGTACGGCGAGATCTTCCGCCGCAACACGCACGCGTCCGGCGTGATCCCGCAGATCTCGCTGGTCGTCGGCCCGTGCGCGGGCGGCGCGGTCTACTCCCCCGCCATCACCGACTTCACGGTGATGGTCGACCAGACCTCGCACATGTTCATCACCGGCCCGGACGTCATCAAGACGGTCACCGGCGAGGACGTCGGGATGGAGGAGCTCGGCGGCGCCCGCACCCACAACTCCACCTCCGGCGTGGCCCACCACATGGCCGGAGACGAGAAGGACGCCGTCGAGTACATCAAGCAGCTGCTGTCGTACCTGCCGTCCAACAACCTCTCCGAGGCCCCGGCGTTCCCGGAGGAGGCGGACCTCACCGTCACCGACGAGGACCGCGAGCTGGACACGATCGTCCCGGACAGCGCGAACCAGCCGTACGACATGCACACGGTGATCGAGCACGTCCTGGACGACGCCGAGTTCTTCGAGACGCAGCCGCTGTTCGCGCCGAACATCCTCACCGGGTACGGCCGGGTCGAGGGCCACCCCGTGGGCATCGTCGCCAACCAGCCGATGCAGTTCGCGGGCTGCCTCGACATCAAGGCCAGCGAGAAGGCGGCCCGGTTCGTCCGCACCTGCGACGCGTTCAACATCCCGGTGCTCACGTTCGTGGACGTGCCCGGCTTCCTGCCGGGCGTGGACCAGGAGCACGACGGCATCATCCGCCGCGGCGCCAAGCTGATCTACGCGTACGCCGAGGCCACCGTCCCGCTCATCACCGTCATCACCCGCAAGGCCTTCGGCGGCGCCTACGACGTCATGGGTTCCAAGCACCTGGGCGCCGACCTGAACCTCGCCTGGCCGACCGCCCAGATCGCCGTGATGGGCGCCCAGGGCGCGGTCAACATCCTGCACCGGCGCACGATCGCCGAGGCGGAGGCCGCCGGGAACCTGGAGGCGACCCGGGCGCGGGTCATCCAGGAGTACGAGGACGCCCTGCTCAACCCGTACATCGCGGCCGAGCGCGGCTACGTCGACTCCGTGATCATGCCGTCGGACACCCGCCGGCACGTGGTGCGGGGCCTGCGTCAACTCCGCAACAAGCGGGAATCCCTGCCCCCGAAGAAGCACGGCAACATCCCCCTCTAG
- a CDS encoding biotin--[acetyl-CoA-carboxylase] ligase produces the protein MTPQDASDANDSRWSDLDRPPLNGAALRRALMREGGLWSGLDVVQRTGSTNSDLVALAAAGKAAEGAVVVAEEQSAGRGRLDRQWTAPARSGLFFSVLLRPSEVPVARWGWLPLLTGVAVATGLARAAGVDTALKWPNDLLVTVDGEERKTGGILAERAGDGGVVVGVGINVTLRADELPVPQAGSLALAGAVSTDRDPLLRGVLRSLEQWYAKWRAADGDPALSGLQEAYAAGCATLGRTVRAQLPGDRSVVGEAVAIDGDGRLVIATGEGVQEPVGAGDIVHLRPA, from the coding sequence ATGACGCCGCAAGATGCTTCAGACGCGAACGACAGCCGGTGGTCCGATCTGGACCGTCCGCCCCTCAACGGTGCCGCCCTGCGCCGGGCACTGATGCGGGAGGGCGGACTGTGGTCCGGACTCGACGTGGTGCAGCGCACCGGCTCCACCAACTCCGACCTGGTGGCCCTGGCGGCCGCGGGCAAGGCGGCCGAGGGCGCGGTCGTCGTCGCGGAGGAGCAGTCGGCCGGGCGGGGACGCCTGGACCGGCAGTGGACGGCGCCGGCGCGCTCCGGCCTGTTCTTCTCCGTACTGCTGCGCCCCAGCGAGGTCCCGGTGGCCCGCTGGGGGTGGCTGCCGCTGCTGACCGGGGTGGCGGTGGCCACGGGCCTGGCGCGGGCGGCCGGTGTGGACACGGCACTCAAGTGGCCCAACGACCTGCTGGTGACCGTGGACGGCGAGGAGCGCAAGACCGGCGGGATCCTGGCCGAGCGGGCCGGCGACGGCGGGGTGGTCGTCGGTGTCGGCATCAACGTCACCCTGCGGGCCGACGAGCTGCCGGTGCCGCAGGCGGGCTCACTGGCGCTCGCGGGGGCGGTGAGCACGGACCGGGATCCCCTGCTGCGCGGTGTGCTCCGTTCCCTGGAGCAGTGGTACGCGAAGTGGCGGGCGGCCGACGGGGATCCCGCCCTCAGCGGTTTGCAGGAGGCGTACGCGGCGGGCTGCGCGACGCTCGGGCGGACCGTGCGGGCGCAGCTGCCGGGAGACCGGTCCGTGGTCGGGGAGGCGGTGGCGATCGACGGGGACGGCAGGCTGGTGATCGCGACCGGGGAAGGCGTGCAGGAGCCGGTGGGGGCGGGGGACATCGTGCACCTCAGGCCGGCGTAG
- a CDS encoding adenylate/guanylate cyclase domain-containing protein codes for MTVDDTGSGADADGRVDPPSHSSSFEREDPHAADSGEDPLALRIEQLILGAERRYTPFQAARSAGVSVELATRFWRAMGFADIGQARALTEADVLALRRLSGLVEAGLLSEAMAVQVARSTGQTTARLAEWQIDSFLEGLTEPPEPGMTRTEVTYPIIELLLPELEEFLVYVWRRQLAASAGRVIQTADDEEMVDRRLAVGFADLVGFTRLTRRMEEEELGELVEAFETTAADLVAARGGRLVKTLGDEVLYAADDAGVAAEIALRLIETMANDETMPELRVGIAFGTVTTRMGDVFGTTVNLASRLTSIAPRDAVLVDSAFAQELIRTGEAPASEAEAAEAAAAAEKEGEEPPTYRFALQPMWQRPVRGLGVVEPWLLTRRGTES; via the coding sequence GTGACCGTCGACGACACGGGCTCCGGCGCGGACGCGGACGGCCGGGTGGACCCTCCCTCCCACTCGAGCTCGTTCGAGCGGGAGGACCCCCATGCCGCCGACTCCGGCGAGGACCCGCTCGCCCTGCGCATCGAACAGCTGATCCTCGGCGCCGAGCGGCGCTACACCCCCTTCCAGGCGGCCCGCAGCGCCGGTGTCTCCGTGGAGCTGGCCACCCGCTTCTGGCGGGCGATGGGCTTCGCCGACATCGGGCAGGCCAGGGCGCTCACCGAGGCCGACGTGCTCGCGCTGCGCCGGCTCTCCGGTCTCGTCGAGGCGGGCCTGCTGAGCGAGGCGATGGCCGTGCAGGTGGCCCGGTCGACCGGGCAGACCACCGCGCGGCTGGCCGAGTGGCAGATCGACTCGTTCCTCGAGGGGCTGACCGAGCCCCCGGAACCCGGTATGACACGCACCGAGGTGACGTACCCGATCATCGAGCTGCTCCTGCCGGAACTGGAGGAGTTCCTCGTCTACGTCTGGCGCCGCCAGCTCGCCGCCTCGGCCGGCCGGGTCATCCAGACCGCCGACGACGAGGAGATGGTCGACCGGCGCCTGGCCGTCGGCTTCGCCGACCTCGTCGGGTTCACGCGGCTGACCCGGCGGATGGAGGAGGAGGAGCTCGGCGAACTGGTCGAGGCCTTCGAGACCACCGCCGCCGACCTGGTCGCCGCGCGCGGCGGACGGCTCGTCAAGACGCTCGGCGACGAGGTGCTGTACGCCGCCGACGACGCGGGCGTGGCCGCCGAGATCGCGCTGCGCCTGATCGAGACGATGGCGAACGACGAGACCATGCCCGAGCTGCGCGTCGGCATCGCCTTCGGCACGGTGACCACCCGAATGGGCGATGTCTTCGGTACGACGGTGAACCTCGCCTCCCGGCTGACGTCGATAGCTCCCCGGGACGCCGTCCTCGTCGACAGCGCCTTCGCCCAGGAGCTGATCCGCACCGGGGAGGCACCGGCCTCCGAGGCGGAGGCGGCCGAGGCCGCGGCCGCCGCGGAGAAGGAGGGCGAGGAACCGCCGACGTACCGCTTCGCGCTCCAGCCGATGTGGCAGCGGCCGGTGCGCGGGCTCGGCGTGGTCGAGCCATGGCTGCTCACCCGGCGCGGTACGGAGTCGTAG
- a CDS encoding enoyl-CoA hydratase-related protein, translating into MSEERFGEFVSVRRHEQGYVAELALDRPKAMNAVSTEMARSLAAACAALGEDRDVRVVVLTSTHERAFCVGADLKERNSLSDAELVRQRPVARGAYTGVLDLPVPAIAAVHGFALGGGFELALACDLIVADRTAVLGLPEVSVGVIPGGGGTQLLPRRVGAARAAELIFTARRVEAAEARELGLVDVLVETGRDRAEALAAAGRIAANSPVGLRAAKRALRLGHGLDLRAGLEVEDAAWRSVAFSGDRAEGVAAFNEKRKPQWPGE; encoded by the coding sequence ATGAGCGAGGAGCGGTTCGGGGAGTTCGTGTCCGTGCGGCGGCACGAGCAGGGGTATGTCGCGGAGCTGGCCCTGGACCGGCCCAAGGCCATGAACGCCGTCTCGACCGAGATGGCCCGGTCCCTCGCGGCGGCCTGTGCCGCGCTGGGTGAGGACCGGGACGTCCGCGTGGTCGTGCTGACCTCGACCCATGAGCGGGCCTTCTGTGTGGGGGCCGACCTGAAGGAGCGCAACTCCCTGAGCGACGCCGAACTGGTGCGGCAGCGGCCGGTGGCCCGGGGCGCGTACACCGGGGTGCTGGACCTGCCGGTGCCGGCGATCGCGGCCGTGCACGGGTTCGCTCTCGGCGGCGGCTTCGAACTGGCCCTCGCCTGCGACCTGATCGTGGCGGACCGCACGGCCGTGCTGGGGCTGCCGGAGGTGTCGGTCGGGGTGATCCCGGGCGGCGGCGGTACGCAGCTGCTGCCGCGCCGGGTCGGGGCGGCCCGGGCGGCCGAGCTGATCTTCACGGCGCGGCGGGTGGAGGCCGCGGAGGCGCGGGAGCTGGGGCTGGTGGACGTGCTGGTGGAGACCGGCCGGGACCGGGCGGAGGCGCTGGCCGCGGCCGGCCGGATCGCGGCGAACTCCCCGGTGGGCCTGCGGGCGGCGAAGCGGGCGCTGCGGCTCGGGCACGGTCTGGATCTGCGGGCCGGGCTGGAGGTCGAGGACGCCGCGTGGCGGTCGGTGGCGTTCTCGGGGGACCGGGCGGAGGGCGTGGCGGCCTTCAACGAGAAGCGCAAGCCGCAGTGGCCGGGCGAGTGA
- a CDS encoding sensor domain-containing diguanylate cyclase produces the protein MGEDRRLAAVVALAQGMAAARSSREVWRAAAGGACRALGGSFAALSVWERDLGRLRVLVNVGERAEDEEEFPEDEAYPVHQFAEITEFLHERWAGGGEPDAWVETAEGPAAGRRPGYVHQRVAALRRRRRGCCVVAPIVQHGRAWGELYVARPVGAPVFDRGDADFATVLASVVAAGIAQTERLEEVRRLAFTDALTGLANRRAVDSRLDAAVERHRREGVVVSLVVCDLNGLKRVNDTRGHAVGDRLLERFGSVLSLCGAMLPGTLAARLGGDEFCLLAVGPPADKVVETAGELCRRAADLELGEGVACGVASTEDPIGPVVSARRLFRLADAAQYRAKAERSTRPVVAGRAGPDDPVVRLADEPSAGPTAGPTAERRRFRGRQ, from the coding sequence ATGGGTGAGGACAGGCGGCTCGCGGCCGTGGTCGCTCTGGCGCAGGGCATGGCGGCGGCCCGCAGTTCGCGGGAGGTGTGGCGGGCTGCCGCCGGCGGGGCGTGCCGTGCGCTCGGCGGCAGCTTCGCGGCGCTGTCGGTGTGGGAGCGCGACCTCGGCCGGCTGCGGGTCCTGGTGAACGTCGGGGAGCGGGCCGAGGACGAGGAGGAGTTCCCGGAGGACGAGGCCTACCCGGTGCACCAGTTCGCCGAGATCACCGAGTTCCTGCACGAGCGGTGGGCCGGGGGCGGCGAGCCCGACGCCTGGGTGGAGACCGCGGAGGGACCGGCCGCCGGGCGCCGGCCCGGCTACGTCCACCAGCGCGTCGCCGCCCTGCGCAGGCGCAGGCGCGGCTGCTGCGTGGTCGCGCCGATCGTGCAGCACGGGCGGGCCTGGGGCGAGCTGTACGTCGCCCGCCCGGTCGGCGCTCCCGTCTTCGACCGCGGCGACGCCGACTTCGCCACCGTCCTGGCCTCCGTCGTGGCCGCCGGCATCGCCCAGACCGAGCGACTGGAGGAGGTGCGGCGACTGGCGTTCACCGACGCCCTCACCGGTCTCGCCAACCGCCGCGCCGTCGACTCCCGCCTGGACGCGGCCGTCGAGCGGCATCGCAGGGAAGGGGTCGTGGTCAGCCTCGTCGTCTGCGATCTCAACGGGCTCAAGCGCGTGAACGACACCCGCGGGCACGCCGTCGGCGACCGGCTCCTGGAACGCTTCGGGTCGGTCCTGTCCCTGTGCGGTGCCATGCTGCCCGGCACGCTCGCCGCCCGGCTGGGCGGGGACGAGTTCTGTCTGCTCGCGGTCGGGCCGCCCGCCGACAAGGTGGTCGAGACGGCCGGTGAACTCTGCCGCCGGGCCGCCGACCTGGAGCTGGGGGAGGGCGTCGCCTGCGGGGTGGCGTCCACCGAGGACCCCATCGGGCCGGTGGTCTCGGCCCGCCGGCTGTTCCGGCTCGCCGACGCGGCCCAGTACCGGGCCAAGGCCGAACGCTCCACCCGGCCCGTCGTCGCAGGCCGTGCGGGCCCCGACGACCCGGTCGTACGGCTGGCCGACGAGCCCTCCGCCGGGCCGACCGCCGGGCCGACCGCCGAGCGCCGCCGGTTCCGGGGACGGCAGTGA